Proteins encoded together in one Bradyrhizobium sp. CB82 window:
- a CDS encoding HGGxSTG domain-containing protein, which translates to MQCSPRCGARTRNGSPCQSPAMPNGRCRMHGGPSPGAPKGNKNALKHGWYSAEAIAVRRALADLRRPVRLA; encoded by the coding sequence GGGGCAAGGACCCGCAACGGGAGCCCGTGCCAATCGCCAGCGATGCCGAACGGCCGCTGTCGGATGCACGGGGGTCCCTCACCGGGCGCTCCAAAGGGGAATAAGAACGCTCTCAAACATGGTTGGTACAGCGCCGAGGCGATCGCTGTTCGGCGTGCTCTTGCCGACCTCAGGCGGCCTGTGAGACTGGCATGA